CAGCCACGAGTCGCTCCCTCTGGAACTGCTTCATCTGGTAGATAAAGCCCATTCCCTCTTCACCGATCCGGTTCGCCACGGGAACGCGCACGTCCTCGAAGACGAGCTCGGCGGTGTCCGAGCAGTGGTTTCCCACCTTCTCGATTTTTCTGGCGACGTGGAACCCCGGCGTATCGGTGGGGACGACGAGCAGCGTGAAACCCCGGTAGCCCGCCTCGGGGTCCGTCTTGACGAGCGTCGTCACGTAGTCGGCCTGGGCGCCGTTCGTGATGAAAGTCTTCCGCCCGTTGACGACGTAGAAGTCGCCGTCGCGCCGCGCCGTCGTCCGGATCGCCGCCACGTCCGACCCGGCTCCGGGCTCCGTCACCCCGATGGCTCCGACCGCCTCGCCGCGGATGGAGGGCACGAGCCAGCGCTGCTTGAGCTCTTCGCTTCCGAAGTCGTGGAGGGCCGGCGTGCACATGTCCGTCTGGACCATGATGGCCATGGGGATGCCGTTGCAGAGACACGACGACGCCATCGCTTCGCAGTAAGCCGCCGTCCACCAGTAGTCGAGGCCCGAGCCGCCGTACTTCGGGTCGTAAGAGATCCCGAGCATCCCGAGCTCGCCGCAGCGGCGGAAAATCTCGTGGGCGGGAAACGTGCGGGCCCGCTCCCACTCGTCGACGTGGGGATTCACTTCCTTTTCGAAAAATTCCCGGATCGTTCGCTGAAAAGCCTTCTGTTCCTCGGTGTAGTAGTCCATCGGGAGCGCCTCCGGACCGCACTATAGAAAAACCCCCGCGCGGAAGGAAATCTTCAGGCGAGCAGCGTCGCGACCAGGCCCGAGAGCACGATCCCGTCGAACGTCCCCGCCCCGCCGATGCTCGCCCCTCCACGGGCCGTGCGCACGACCTCGCGGAGGTTGAGAAGATCGGCACCGACGAGAGGGCCGAACACGCCTGCCGCGAACGCGATCGAGGGGGCGTATTCCCGGTAGAGAAGGAGTCCCGAGCCCGCCGCGAGAACGGCCGGAACGAAGGGCGGCATGAGAACACCCAGGTTCGGCACCGGACGCGCCACGCGGTGGCAGGCCCAGACGTTCAGCGCCACGGCCACGAGCAGCGCCGCGAACGCGCGCGGTCCGAGAGCGAGCATCCGGAAGGTCTCGTAGAGGGCCACGAGCGACGGCACGACACAGCCCCCCACGTTGACGGCCAGCACCGTGTAGGTCCGCCGGCGGACGAGCCTCGGCCAGACGCGGTGCAGGCCGAAGAGGGAGACCGGAACGACCTCGACCCACTCGTCGCGGGGGATCCGTCTCACTGGAATGTCGACGAGCCCGCCGACGAATATCCCGAGAAGGACGAGAAGAGACACCTCGGGGCTCATCCCGAGCTTCGCGAGGGCCGAGAGCATCGCGTCGACGAAAAAGAAGGGAAAGAGGAAGAAGAAAAGGGCGAGCAGAGCGAGAGCGAGACAGCCCGGTGCGAACCAGGGAAACATAGGACCCGGATCTTAGTGACAACCCCGCCTTCCGTACAGTGTTCCTTCGCTTGACGTCTTCTCGGGACGTTGTCAGGCTACGTGCCACGATGGTCGCCAACCGGAAGCGGGCAGCGAGAAGAAGCGTGTCCCTGCTCTCCGCCGCCCTTCTGGTCTTCTCCTGGGCGTTGCCGGTCCTCCACGGAAAAGAATCGGCGGGGTCGAGTTTCTCCGGGTGTGTCGAGACCCTCTCGGCAAGGGCGGGAGCCGACAGGACCTCCTCGGAAACTGCC
This Candidatus Binatia bacterium DNA region includes the following protein-coding sequences:
- a CDS encoding acyl-CoA dehydrogenase; amino-acid sequence: MDYYTEEQKAFQRTIREFFEKEVNPHVDEWERARTFPAHEIFRRCGELGMLGISYDPKYGGSGLDYWWTAAYCEAMASSCLCNGIPMAIMVQTDMCTPALHDFGSEELKQRWLVPSIRGEAVGAIGVTEPGAGSDVAAIRTTARRDGDFYVVNGRKTFITNGAQADYVTTLVKTDPEAGYRGFTLLVVPTDTPGFHVARKIEKVGNHCSDTAELVFEDVRVPVANRIGEEGMGFIYQMKQFQRERLVAALSAVASAQAALDRTVEYAKQRVLFGSPLASKQYVQFKLAELQTEIEMARQLNYHCVRMVVAGLDSTRETSMAKLVAGRLVRKVADWCLQFHGGYGYTDEFPISRFWRDSRLLSIGGGADEVMLQVIAKIEGYGSPSS